Proteins found in one Elephas maximus indicus isolate mEleMax1 chromosome 11, mEleMax1 primary haplotype, whole genome shotgun sequence genomic segment:
- the LOC126085091 gene encoding zinc finger protein 234-like isoform X1 gives MSTFMELVTFEDVAVVFTEEELGLLNPAQKKMYQDVMVETFRNLVSVGGKNPRQMDIVPQAGAHKELSSLHIWQQIASDLTRCQESVINRSQFYKQGDSPSSIAGGLSVIHTGEKTFQGNECTKTFSDVPSFDLHQHSHSEKKSLTCSVCGKSFRYILGLRNHQRVHMGKNRYKRDERGKEVSQNSHLQNRLNVHTVEKPHKCEECGKRFKHRATLKVHYEGHTGVESYNSEECGRDFMYPSRFQEHQRIHTGEQSFKCDTCGQKFHRRAALNTHCMVHMGEKPYKCEECGKGFSHRADFQIHYRIHTGEKPYNCEEYGEGFRATSQLLAHQRVHSGEKPFRCEECGKYFSRRSNLQLHHRIHTGEKPYNCEEYGKRVRQATHLFTHQRVHKREKPFKCEECGRGFSTRLNLQIHCRMHAGEKPYKCEVCGKAFRHVSQFLPHQRVHSGEKPFKCEECEKSFGQISHLIAHQRVHSEEKPYKCEECGRGFKWSVNLNTHMRVHTGEKPYKCAQCGKSFSQSSSLHCHERVHTGEKPYKCDVCDKGFSQSSHLHSHQRIHTGEKPYKCEECGKSFSRRPDFQVHYRIHTGEKPYNCEECGKAFRAVSLFLSHQRVHSGEKPFKCEECGKYFRSRSILRHHHRIHTGEKPYNCEECGKHFRQVVHLLKHHSVHSREKPFKCEECGKGLRHREHLQLHRRIHTGEKPYNCKECGKDFRFASQRLAHQSVHSGEKPFKCEECGKYLSSKSNLQRHHRIHKGEKRY, from the coding sequence GAGGCAAGAACCCAAGGCAGATGGATATTGTCCCACAAGCAGGAGCACACAAGGAACTTTCTAGCTTGCATATCTGGCAGCAAATTGCCAGTGACTTAACCAGGTGTCAAGAGTCTGTGATCAATAGGTCTCAGTTCTACAAACAAGGTGATTCACCCTCTTCAATTGCAGGAGGACTATCTGTTATTCACACAGGAGAGAAAACTTTCCAGGGTAACGAGTGTACAAAAACCTTCAGTGATGTTCccagctttgatcttcatcagcattcACACTCAGAAAAGAAGTCTTTAACTTGTAGTGTGTGTGGTAAAAGCTTCCGTTATATCTTAGGTCTTCGTAATCATCAGAGAGTTCACATGGGAAAGAACCGCTATAAGCGTGATGAGCGTGGTAAGGAAGTTAGTCAGAACTCACATCTCCAAAATCGTCTGAATGTCCACACTGTAGAGAAACCACACAAATGTGAGGAATGCGGGAAACGCTTCAAGCATAGAGCAACACTTAAAGTTCATTACGAAGGCCACACAGGAGTGGAATCTTATAATAGTGAGGAATGTGGGAGGGATTTTATGTATCCTTCGCGTTTTCAGGAACATCAAAGAATCCACACTGGGGAGCAGTCATTCAAATGTGATACATGTGGTCAGAAATTTCATCGTAGAGCTGCACTTAATACTCATTGCATGGTCCATATGGGAGAGAAACCTTACAAATGTGAAGAGTGTGGGAAGGGCTTCAGTCATAGAGcagattttcaaattcattatagaatccacacaggagagaaaccctataatTGTGAGGAGTATGGGGAGGGTTTCAGGGCCACTTCACAACTTCTGGCCCATCAGAGAGTCCATAGTGGAGAAAAGCCATTCAGATGTGAAGAGTGTGGGAAGTACTTCAGTCGTAGATCAAATCTTCAGCTTCATCATAGAatccacacaggagagaaaccctataatTGTGAGGAGTATGGGAAGCGTGTCAGGCAGGCTACGCATCTTTTTACCCATCAGAGAGtccacaaaagagaaaaaccgTTCAAATGTGAAGAATGTGGGAGAGGCTTCAGTACTAGACTAAATCTCCAAATTCATTGTAGAATGCACgcaggagagaaaccctataaatGTGAGGTGTGTGGGAAGGCCTTCAGACATGTCTCACAATTTTTGCCCCATCAAAGAGTCCACAGTGGAGAAAAACCTTTCAAATGTGAAGAGTGTGAGAAGAGCTTCGGTCAGATTTCGCACCTTATAGCCCATCAAAGAGTCCATAGTGAAGAAAAGCCATACAAATGTGAAGAGTGTGGGAGGGGCTTCAAGTGGAGCGTGAATCTTAACACACATATGAGGgtccacacaggagagaaaccatATAAGTGTGCGCAGTGTGGGAAGTCCTTCAGTCAGTCCTCGAGTCTTCATTGTCATGAGCGTgtccacactggagagaaaccgtACAAATGTGATGTATGTGATAAAGGCTTCAGTCAGTCTTCACACCTGCACTCTCACCAGAGAATTCACACTGGGGAGAAACCATACAAATGTGAAGAGTGTGGAAAAAGCTTCAGTCGTAGACCAGATTTTCAAGTTCATTATCGAatccacacaggagagaaaccttataaTTGTGAAGAGTGTGGGAAGGCTTTCAGGGCTGTGTCACTATTTCTGTCCCATCAGAGAGTTCACAGTGGAGAAAAACCATTCAAATGTGAAGAGTGTGGGAAatacttcagaagtagatcaattcTTCGACATCATCATAGAatccacacaggagagaaaccctataatTGTGAGGAGTGTGGGAAGCACTTCAGGCAGGTTGTGCATCTTTTGAAGCATCACAGTGTCCACAGTAGAGAAAAACCGTTCAAATGTGAAGAGTGTGGGAAGGGCCTCCGTCATAGAGAACATCTTCAACTTCATCGTAGAATCCACACGGGAGAGAAACCCTATAATTGTAAGGAGTGTGGGAAGGATTTCAGGTTCGCTTCACAACGTCTGGCCCATCAGAGTGTCCACAGTGGAGAAAAACCATTCAAATGTGAAGAGTGTGGGAAGTACTTAAGTAGTAAATCAAATCTTCAACGTCATCATAGAATCCACAAAGGAGAGAAACGTTATTAA
- the LOC126085091 gene encoding zinc finger protein 345-like isoform X5, with the protein MDIVPQAGAHKELSSLHIWQQIASDLTRCQESVINRSQFYKQGDSPSSIAGGLSVIHTGEKTFQGNECTKTFSDVPSFDLHQHSHSEKKSLTCSVCGKSFRYILGLRNHQRVHMGKNRYKRDERGKEVSQNSHLQNRLNVHTVEKPHKCEECGKRFKHRATLKVHYEGHTGVESYNSEECGRDFMYPSRFQEHQRIHTGEQSFKCDTCGQKFHRRAALNTHCMVHMGEKPYKCEECGKGFSHRADFQIHYRIHTGEKPYNCEEYGEGFRATSQLLAHQRVHSGEKPFRCEECGKYFSRRSNLQLHHRIHTGEKPYNCEEYGKRVRQATHLFTHQRVHKREKPFKCEECGRGFSTRLNLQIHCRMHAGEKPYKCEVCGKAFRHVSQFLPHQRVHSGEKPFKCEECEKSFGQISHLIAHQRVHSEEKPYKCEECGRGFKWSVNLNTHMRVHTGEKPYKCAQCGKSFSQSSSLHCHERVHTGEKPYKCDVCDKGFSQSSHLHSHQRIHTGEKPYKCEECGKSFSRRPDFQVHYRIHTGEKPYNCEECGKAFRAVSLFLSHQRVHSGEKPFKCEECGKYFRSRSILRHHHRIHTGEKPYNCEECGKHFRQVVHLLKHHSVHSREKPFKCEECGKGLRHREHLQLHRRIHTGEKPYNCKECGKDFRFASQRLAHQSVHSGEKPFKCEECGKYLSSKSNLQRHHRIHKGEKRY; encoded by the coding sequence ATGGATATTGTCCCACAAGCAGGAGCACACAAGGAACTTTCTAGCTTGCATATCTGGCAGCAAATTGCCAGTGACTTAACCAGGTGTCAAGAGTCTGTGATCAATAGGTCTCAGTTCTACAAACAAGGTGATTCACCCTCTTCAATTGCAGGAGGACTATCTGTTATTCACACAGGAGAGAAAACTTTCCAGGGTAACGAGTGTACAAAAACCTTCAGTGATGTTCccagctttgatcttcatcagcattcACACTCAGAAAAGAAGTCTTTAACTTGTAGTGTGTGTGGTAAAAGCTTCCGTTATATCTTAGGTCTTCGTAATCATCAGAGAGTTCACATGGGAAAGAACCGCTATAAGCGTGATGAGCGTGGTAAGGAAGTTAGTCAGAACTCACATCTCCAAAATCGTCTGAATGTCCACACTGTAGAGAAACCACACAAATGTGAGGAATGCGGGAAACGCTTCAAGCATAGAGCAACACTTAAAGTTCATTACGAAGGCCACACAGGAGTGGAATCTTATAATAGTGAGGAATGTGGGAGGGATTTTATGTATCCTTCGCGTTTTCAGGAACATCAAAGAATCCACACTGGGGAGCAGTCATTCAAATGTGATACATGTGGTCAGAAATTTCATCGTAGAGCTGCACTTAATACTCATTGCATGGTCCATATGGGAGAGAAACCTTACAAATGTGAAGAGTGTGGGAAGGGCTTCAGTCATAGAGcagattttcaaattcattatagaatccacacaggagagaaaccctataatTGTGAGGAGTATGGGGAGGGTTTCAGGGCCACTTCACAACTTCTGGCCCATCAGAGAGTCCATAGTGGAGAAAAGCCATTCAGATGTGAAGAGTGTGGGAAGTACTTCAGTCGTAGATCAAATCTTCAGCTTCATCATAGAatccacacaggagagaaaccctataatTGTGAGGAGTATGGGAAGCGTGTCAGGCAGGCTACGCATCTTTTTACCCATCAGAGAGtccacaaaagagaaaaaccgTTCAAATGTGAAGAATGTGGGAGAGGCTTCAGTACTAGACTAAATCTCCAAATTCATTGTAGAATGCACgcaggagagaaaccctataaatGTGAGGTGTGTGGGAAGGCCTTCAGACATGTCTCACAATTTTTGCCCCATCAAAGAGTCCACAGTGGAGAAAAACCTTTCAAATGTGAAGAGTGTGAGAAGAGCTTCGGTCAGATTTCGCACCTTATAGCCCATCAAAGAGTCCATAGTGAAGAAAAGCCATACAAATGTGAAGAGTGTGGGAGGGGCTTCAAGTGGAGCGTGAATCTTAACACACATATGAGGgtccacacaggagagaaaccatATAAGTGTGCGCAGTGTGGGAAGTCCTTCAGTCAGTCCTCGAGTCTTCATTGTCATGAGCGTgtccacactggagagaaaccgtACAAATGTGATGTATGTGATAAAGGCTTCAGTCAGTCTTCACACCTGCACTCTCACCAGAGAATTCACACTGGGGAGAAACCATACAAATGTGAAGAGTGTGGAAAAAGCTTCAGTCGTAGACCAGATTTTCAAGTTCATTATCGAatccacacaggagagaaaccttataaTTGTGAAGAGTGTGGGAAGGCTTTCAGGGCTGTGTCACTATTTCTGTCCCATCAGAGAGTTCACAGTGGAGAAAAACCATTCAAATGTGAAGAGTGTGGGAAatacttcagaagtagatcaattcTTCGACATCATCATAGAatccacacaggagagaaaccctataatTGTGAGGAGTGTGGGAAGCACTTCAGGCAGGTTGTGCATCTTTTGAAGCATCACAGTGTCCACAGTAGAGAAAAACCGTTCAAATGTGAAGAGTGTGGGAAGGGCCTCCGTCATAGAGAACATCTTCAACTTCATCGTAGAATCCACACGGGAGAGAAACCCTATAATTGTAAGGAGTGTGGGAAGGATTTCAGGTTCGCTTCACAACGTCTGGCCCATCAGAGTGTCCACAGTGGAGAAAAACCATTCAAATGTGAAGAGTGTGGGAAGTACTTAAGTAGTAAATCAAATCTTCAACGTCATCATAGAATCCACAAAGGAGAGAAACGTTATTAA
- the LOC126085091 gene encoding zinc finger protein 345-like isoform X4, whose product MSPEVGRKNEHVHGGKNPRQMDIVPQAGAHKELSSLHIWQQIASDLTRCQESVINRSQFYKQGDSPSSIAGGLSVIHTGEKTFQGNECTKTFSDVPSFDLHQHSHSEKKSLTCSVCGKSFRYILGLRNHQRVHMGKNRYKRDERGKEVSQNSHLQNRLNVHTVEKPHKCEECGKRFKHRATLKVHYEGHTGVESYNSEECGRDFMYPSRFQEHQRIHTGEQSFKCDTCGQKFHRRAALNTHCMVHMGEKPYKCEECGKGFSHRADFQIHYRIHTGEKPYNCEEYGEGFRATSQLLAHQRVHSGEKPFRCEECGKYFSRRSNLQLHHRIHTGEKPYNCEEYGKRVRQATHLFTHQRVHKREKPFKCEECGRGFSTRLNLQIHCRMHAGEKPYKCEVCGKAFRHVSQFLPHQRVHSGEKPFKCEECEKSFGQISHLIAHQRVHSEEKPYKCEECGRGFKWSVNLNTHMRVHTGEKPYKCAQCGKSFSQSSSLHCHERVHTGEKPYKCDVCDKGFSQSSHLHSHQRIHTGEKPYKCEECGKSFSRRPDFQVHYRIHTGEKPYNCEECGKAFRAVSLFLSHQRVHSGEKPFKCEECGKYFRSRSILRHHHRIHTGEKPYNCEECGKHFRQVVHLLKHHSVHSREKPFKCEECGKGLRHREHLQLHRRIHTGEKPYNCKECGKDFRFASQRLAHQSVHSGEKPFKCEECGKYLSSKSNLQRHHRIHKGEKRY is encoded by the coding sequence GAGGCAAGAACCCAAGGCAGATGGATATTGTCCCACAAGCAGGAGCACACAAGGAACTTTCTAGCTTGCATATCTGGCAGCAAATTGCCAGTGACTTAACCAGGTGTCAAGAGTCTGTGATCAATAGGTCTCAGTTCTACAAACAAGGTGATTCACCCTCTTCAATTGCAGGAGGACTATCTGTTATTCACACAGGAGAGAAAACTTTCCAGGGTAACGAGTGTACAAAAACCTTCAGTGATGTTCccagctttgatcttcatcagcattcACACTCAGAAAAGAAGTCTTTAACTTGTAGTGTGTGTGGTAAAAGCTTCCGTTATATCTTAGGTCTTCGTAATCATCAGAGAGTTCACATGGGAAAGAACCGCTATAAGCGTGATGAGCGTGGTAAGGAAGTTAGTCAGAACTCACATCTCCAAAATCGTCTGAATGTCCACACTGTAGAGAAACCACACAAATGTGAGGAATGCGGGAAACGCTTCAAGCATAGAGCAACACTTAAAGTTCATTACGAAGGCCACACAGGAGTGGAATCTTATAATAGTGAGGAATGTGGGAGGGATTTTATGTATCCTTCGCGTTTTCAGGAACATCAAAGAATCCACACTGGGGAGCAGTCATTCAAATGTGATACATGTGGTCAGAAATTTCATCGTAGAGCTGCACTTAATACTCATTGCATGGTCCATATGGGAGAGAAACCTTACAAATGTGAAGAGTGTGGGAAGGGCTTCAGTCATAGAGcagattttcaaattcattatagaatccacacaggagagaaaccctataatTGTGAGGAGTATGGGGAGGGTTTCAGGGCCACTTCACAACTTCTGGCCCATCAGAGAGTCCATAGTGGAGAAAAGCCATTCAGATGTGAAGAGTGTGGGAAGTACTTCAGTCGTAGATCAAATCTTCAGCTTCATCATAGAatccacacaggagagaaaccctataatTGTGAGGAGTATGGGAAGCGTGTCAGGCAGGCTACGCATCTTTTTACCCATCAGAGAGtccacaaaagagaaaaaccgTTCAAATGTGAAGAATGTGGGAGAGGCTTCAGTACTAGACTAAATCTCCAAATTCATTGTAGAATGCACgcaggagagaaaccctataaatGTGAGGTGTGTGGGAAGGCCTTCAGACATGTCTCACAATTTTTGCCCCATCAAAGAGTCCACAGTGGAGAAAAACCTTTCAAATGTGAAGAGTGTGAGAAGAGCTTCGGTCAGATTTCGCACCTTATAGCCCATCAAAGAGTCCATAGTGAAGAAAAGCCATACAAATGTGAAGAGTGTGGGAGGGGCTTCAAGTGGAGCGTGAATCTTAACACACATATGAGGgtccacacaggagagaaaccatATAAGTGTGCGCAGTGTGGGAAGTCCTTCAGTCAGTCCTCGAGTCTTCATTGTCATGAGCGTgtccacactggagagaaaccgtACAAATGTGATGTATGTGATAAAGGCTTCAGTCAGTCTTCACACCTGCACTCTCACCAGAGAATTCACACTGGGGAGAAACCATACAAATGTGAAGAGTGTGGAAAAAGCTTCAGTCGTAGACCAGATTTTCAAGTTCATTATCGAatccacacaggagagaaaccttataaTTGTGAAGAGTGTGGGAAGGCTTTCAGGGCTGTGTCACTATTTCTGTCCCATCAGAGAGTTCACAGTGGAGAAAAACCATTCAAATGTGAAGAGTGTGGGAAatacttcagaagtagatcaattcTTCGACATCATCATAGAatccacacaggagagaaaccctataatTGTGAGGAGTGTGGGAAGCACTTCAGGCAGGTTGTGCATCTTTTGAAGCATCACAGTGTCCACAGTAGAGAAAAACCGTTCAAATGTGAAGAGTGTGGGAAGGGCCTCCGTCATAGAGAACATCTTCAACTTCATCGTAGAATCCACACGGGAGAGAAACCCTATAATTGTAAGGAGTGTGGGAAGGATTTCAGGTTCGCTTCACAACGTCTGGCCCATCAGAGTGTCCACAGTGGAGAAAAACCATTCAAATGTGAAGAGTGTGGGAAGTACTTAAGTAGTAAATCAAATCTTCAACGTCATCATAGAATCCACAAAGGAGAGAAACGTTATTAA
- the LOC126085091 gene encoding zinc finger protein 883-like isoform X3, with the protein MYQDVMVETFRNLVSVGGKNPRQMDIVPQAGAHKELSSLHIWQQIASDLTRCQESVINRSQFYKQGDSPSSIAGGLSVIHTGEKTFQGNECTKTFSDVPSFDLHQHSHSEKKSLTCSVCGKSFRYILGLRNHQRVHMGKNRYKRDERGKEVSQNSHLQNRLNVHTVEKPHKCEECGKRFKHRATLKVHYEGHTGVESYNSEECGRDFMYPSRFQEHQRIHTGEQSFKCDTCGQKFHRRAALNTHCMVHMGEKPYKCEECGKGFSHRADFQIHYRIHTGEKPYNCEEYGEGFRATSQLLAHQRVHSGEKPFRCEECGKYFSRRSNLQLHHRIHTGEKPYNCEEYGKRVRQATHLFTHQRVHKREKPFKCEECGRGFSTRLNLQIHCRMHAGEKPYKCEVCGKAFRHVSQFLPHQRVHSGEKPFKCEECEKSFGQISHLIAHQRVHSEEKPYKCEECGRGFKWSVNLNTHMRVHTGEKPYKCAQCGKSFSQSSSLHCHERVHTGEKPYKCDVCDKGFSQSSHLHSHQRIHTGEKPYKCEECGKSFSRRPDFQVHYRIHTGEKPYNCEECGKAFRAVSLFLSHQRVHSGEKPFKCEECGKYFRSRSILRHHHRIHTGEKPYNCEECGKHFRQVVHLLKHHSVHSREKPFKCEECGKGLRHREHLQLHRRIHTGEKPYNCKECGKDFRFASQRLAHQSVHSGEKPFKCEECGKYLSSKSNLQRHHRIHKGEKRY; encoded by the coding sequence GAGGCAAGAACCCAAGGCAGATGGATATTGTCCCACAAGCAGGAGCACACAAGGAACTTTCTAGCTTGCATATCTGGCAGCAAATTGCCAGTGACTTAACCAGGTGTCAAGAGTCTGTGATCAATAGGTCTCAGTTCTACAAACAAGGTGATTCACCCTCTTCAATTGCAGGAGGACTATCTGTTATTCACACAGGAGAGAAAACTTTCCAGGGTAACGAGTGTACAAAAACCTTCAGTGATGTTCccagctttgatcttcatcagcattcACACTCAGAAAAGAAGTCTTTAACTTGTAGTGTGTGTGGTAAAAGCTTCCGTTATATCTTAGGTCTTCGTAATCATCAGAGAGTTCACATGGGAAAGAACCGCTATAAGCGTGATGAGCGTGGTAAGGAAGTTAGTCAGAACTCACATCTCCAAAATCGTCTGAATGTCCACACTGTAGAGAAACCACACAAATGTGAGGAATGCGGGAAACGCTTCAAGCATAGAGCAACACTTAAAGTTCATTACGAAGGCCACACAGGAGTGGAATCTTATAATAGTGAGGAATGTGGGAGGGATTTTATGTATCCTTCGCGTTTTCAGGAACATCAAAGAATCCACACTGGGGAGCAGTCATTCAAATGTGATACATGTGGTCAGAAATTTCATCGTAGAGCTGCACTTAATACTCATTGCATGGTCCATATGGGAGAGAAACCTTACAAATGTGAAGAGTGTGGGAAGGGCTTCAGTCATAGAGcagattttcaaattcattatagaatccacacaggagagaaaccctataatTGTGAGGAGTATGGGGAGGGTTTCAGGGCCACTTCACAACTTCTGGCCCATCAGAGAGTCCATAGTGGAGAAAAGCCATTCAGATGTGAAGAGTGTGGGAAGTACTTCAGTCGTAGATCAAATCTTCAGCTTCATCATAGAatccacacaggagagaaaccctataatTGTGAGGAGTATGGGAAGCGTGTCAGGCAGGCTACGCATCTTTTTACCCATCAGAGAGtccacaaaagagaaaaaccgTTCAAATGTGAAGAATGTGGGAGAGGCTTCAGTACTAGACTAAATCTCCAAATTCATTGTAGAATGCACgcaggagagaaaccctataaatGTGAGGTGTGTGGGAAGGCCTTCAGACATGTCTCACAATTTTTGCCCCATCAAAGAGTCCACAGTGGAGAAAAACCTTTCAAATGTGAAGAGTGTGAGAAGAGCTTCGGTCAGATTTCGCACCTTATAGCCCATCAAAGAGTCCATAGTGAAGAAAAGCCATACAAATGTGAAGAGTGTGGGAGGGGCTTCAAGTGGAGCGTGAATCTTAACACACATATGAGGgtccacacaggagagaaaccatATAAGTGTGCGCAGTGTGGGAAGTCCTTCAGTCAGTCCTCGAGTCTTCATTGTCATGAGCGTgtccacactggagagaaaccgtACAAATGTGATGTATGTGATAAAGGCTTCAGTCAGTCTTCACACCTGCACTCTCACCAGAGAATTCACACTGGGGAGAAACCATACAAATGTGAAGAGTGTGGAAAAAGCTTCAGTCGTAGACCAGATTTTCAAGTTCATTATCGAatccacacaggagagaaaccttataaTTGTGAAGAGTGTGGGAAGGCTTTCAGGGCTGTGTCACTATTTCTGTCCCATCAGAGAGTTCACAGTGGAGAAAAACCATTCAAATGTGAAGAGTGTGGGAAatacttcagaagtagatcaattcTTCGACATCATCATAGAatccacacaggagagaaaccctataatTGTGAGGAGTGTGGGAAGCACTTCAGGCAGGTTGTGCATCTTTTGAAGCATCACAGTGTCCACAGTAGAGAAAAACCGTTCAAATGTGAAGAGTGTGGGAAGGGCCTCCGTCATAGAGAACATCTTCAACTTCATCGTAGAATCCACACGGGAGAGAAACCCTATAATTGTAAGGAGTGTGGGAAGGATTTCAGGTTCGCTTCACAACGTCTGGCCCATCAGAGTGTCCACAGTGGAGAAAAACCATTCAAATGTGAAGAGTGTGGGAAGTACTTAAGTAGTAAATCAAATCTTCAACGTCATCATAGAATCCACAAAGGAGAGAAACGTTATTAA
- the LOC126085091 gene encoding zinc finger protein 345-like isoform X2 — protein MGVGQARDLLFGIPRTLCISGLCMSPEVGRKNEHVHGGKNPRQMDIVPQAGAHKELSSLHIWQQIASDLTRCQESVINRSQFYKQGDSPSSIAGGLSVIHTGEKTFQGNECTKTFSDVPSFDLHQHSHSEKKSLTCSVCGKSFRYILGLRNHQRVHMGKNRYKRDERGKEVSQNSHLQNRLNVHTVEKPHKCEECGKRFKHRATLKVHYEGHTGVESYNSEECGRDFMYPSRFQEHQRIHTGEQSFKCDTCGQKFHRRAALNTHCMVHMGEKPYKCEECGKGFSHRADFQIHYRIHTGEKPYNCEEYGEGFRATSQLLAHQRVHSGEKPFRCEECGKYFSRRSNLQLHHRIHTGEKPYNCEEYGKRVRQATHLFTHQRVHKREKPFKCEECGRGFSTRLNLQIHCRMHAGEKPYKCEVCGKAFRHVSQFLPHQRVHSGEKPFKCEECEKSFGQISHLIAHQRVHSEEKPYKCEECGRGFKWSVNLNTHMRVHTGEKPYKCAQCGKSFSQSSSLHCHERVHTGEKPYKCDVCDKGFSQSSHLHSHQRIHTGEKPYKCEECGKSFSRRPDFQVHYRIHTGEKPYNCEECGKAFRAVSLFLSHQRVHSGEKPFKCEECGKYFRSRSILRHHHRIHTGEKPYNCEECGKHFRQVVHLLKHHSVHSREKPFKCEECGKGLRHREHLQLHRRIHTGEKPYNCKECGKDFRFASQRLAHQSVHSGEKPFKCEECGKYLSSKSNLQRHHRIHKGEKRY, from the coding sequence GAGGCAAGAACCCAAGGCAGATGGATATTGTCCCACAAGCAGGAGCACACAAGGAACTTTCTAGCTTGCATATCTGGCAGCAAATTGCCAGTGACTTAACCAGGTGTCAAGAGTCTGTGATCAATAGGTCTCAGTTCTACAAACAAGGTGATTCACCCTCTTCAATTGCAGGAGGACTATCTGTTATTCACACAGGAGAGAAAACTTTCCAGGGTAACGAGTGTACAAAAACCTTCAGTGATGTTCccagctttgatcttcatcagcattcACACTCAGAAAAGAAGTCTTTAACTTGTAGTGTGTGTGGTAAAAGCTTCCGTTATATCTTAGGTCTTCGTAATCATCAGAGAGTTCACATGGGAAAGAACCGCTATAAGCGTGATGAGCGTGGTAAGGAAGTTAGTCAGAACTCACATCTCCAAAATCGTCTGAATGTCCACACTGTAGAGAAACCACACAAATGTGAGGAATGCGGGAAACGCTTCAAGCATAGAGCAACACTTAAAGTTCATTACGAAGGCCACACAGGAGTGGAATCTTATAATAGTGAGGAATGTGGGAGGGATTTTATGTATCCTTCGCGTTTTCAGGAACATCAAAGAATCCACACTGGGGAGCAGTCATTCAAATGTGATACATGTGGTCAGAAATTTCATCGTAGAGCTGCACTTAATACTCATTGCATGGTCCATATGGGAGAGAAACCTTACAAATGTGAAGAGTGTGGGAAGGGCTTCAGTCATAGAGcagattttcaaattcattatagaatccacacaggagagaaaccctataatTGTGAGGAGTATGGGGAGGGTTTCAGGGCCACTTCACAACTTCTGGCCCATCAGAGAGTCCATAGTGGAGAAAAGCCATTCAGATGTGAAGAGTGTGGGAAGTACTTCAGTCGTAGATCAAATCTTCAGCTTCATCATAGAatccacacaggagagaaaccctataatTGTGAGGAGTATGGGAAGCGTGTCAGGCAGGCTACGCATCTTTTTACCCATCAGAGAGtccacaaaagagaaaaaccgTTCAAATGTGAAGAATGTGGGAGAGGCTTCAGTACTAGACTAAATCTCCAAATTCATTGTAGAATGCACgcaggagagaaaccctataaatGTGAGGTGTGTGGGAAGGCCTTCAGACATGTCTCACAATTTTTGCCCCATCAAAGAGTCCACAGTGGAGAAAAACCTTTCAAATGTGAAGAGTGTGAGAAGAGCTTCGGTCAGATTTCGCACCTTATAGCCCATCAAAGAGTCCATAGTGAAGAAAAGCCATACAAATGTGAAGAGTGTGGGAGGGGCTTCAAGTGGAGCGTGAATCTTAACACACATATGAGGgtccacacaggagagaaaccatATAAGTGTGCGCAGTGTGGGAAGTCCTTCAGTCAGTCCTCGAGTCTTCATTGTCATGAGCGTgtccacactggagagaaaccgtACAAATGTGATGTATGTGATAAAGGCTTCAGTCAGTCTTCACACCTGCACTCTCACCAGAGAATTCACACTGGGGAGAAACCATACAAATGTGAAGAGTGTGGAAAAAGCTTCAGTCGTAGACCAGATTTTCAAGTTCATTATCGAatccacacaggagagaaaccttataaTTGTGAAGAGTGTGGGAAGGCTTTCAGGGCTGTGTCACTATTTCTGTCCCATCAGAGAGTTCACAGTGGAGAAAAACCATTCAAATGTGAAGAGTGTGGGAAatacttcagaagtagatcaattcTTCGACATCATCATAGAatccacacaggagagaaaccctataatTGTGAGGAGTGTGGGAAGCACTTCAGGCAGGTTGTGCATCTTTTGAAGCATCACAGTGTCCACAGTAGAGAAAAACCGTTCAAATGTGAAGAGTGTGGGAAGGGCCTCCGTCATAGAGAACATCTTCAACTTCATCGTAGAATCCACACGGGAGAGAAACCCTATAATTGTAAGGAGTGTGGGAAGGATTTCAGGTTCGCTTCACAACGTCTGGCCCATCAGAGTGTCCACAGTGGAGAAAAACCATTCAAATGTGAAGAGTGTGGGAAGTACTTAAGTAGTAAATCAAATCTTCAACGTCATCATAGAATCCACAAAGGAGAGAAACGTTATTAA